In Candidatus Roseilinea sp., one DNA window encodes the following:
- the rex gene encoding redox-sensing transcriptional repressor Rex, with protein sequence MPAKRVPDIVIARLPLYLRALSAMQNGGKEVTSSQELAQWLGISSAQIRKDLSHFGEFGKQGTGYSVAGLQEKLRQILNLEREWPIVIIGAGNIGSAIANYPGFTHRGFRVCAVFDNDPKKIGTTVGIYEVCDVRRLPEFVREHDIRLAMIAVPAEAAQAVADLAIASGITAILNYAPVNLIVPEHVRVENIDPVLHLQHMTYYLSQPNDYHSQPNDVGSCHFGTNA encoded by the coding sequence ATGCCCGCGAAACGCGTTCCAGACATCGTCATCGCCCGTTTGCCGCTCTACCTCCGCGCGCTGAGCGCCATGCAGAACGGCGGCAAGGAGGTCACTTCCTCGCAAGAATTGGCGCAATGGCTCGGCATCAGCTCGGCGCAAATCCGCAAGGATCTGTCGCATTTCGGCGAATTCGGCAAGCAAGGCACCGGATACTCGGTTGCCGGCCTTCAGGAGAAGCTGCGCCAGATCCTCAACCTGGAGCGCGAGTGGCCGATCGTCATCATCGGCGCCGGCAACATCGGCAGCGCCATAGCGAACTATCCGGGCTTCACACATCGTGGCTTTCGCGTGTGCGCCGTTTTCGACAACGACCCCAAGAAGATCGGCACGACGGTGGGCATTTACGAAGTGTGCGACGTGCGCAGGCTGCCGGAATTCGTCCGCGAGCACGACATCCGGCTGGCGATGATTGCCGTGCCGGCCGAAGCCGCGCAGGCAGTCGCCGATCTGGCCATCGCCTCTGGGATCACAGCCATCCTCAACTATGCGCCGGTCAATCTCATCGTGCCCGAGCATGTGCGCGTGGAGAACATTGACCCTGTGCTCCACCTTCAGCACATGACCTACTACCTCTCCCAACCCAACGACTACCACTCCCAACCCAATGACGTCGGTTCGTGTCATTTTGGCACAAACGCTTGA
- a CDS encoding glycosyl transferase family 1, translated as MWIGIDASRATGVRLTGTERYSREIIAALLRSAPRHCFRLYLREALDPDSLRLPRSPVSVEPVVIARRRLWTHLGLARELSARPPDALFVPAHVLPASFIRSPVRRRIRTVVTVHDVGYRHFPEAHPLTQRWYLDLGTRLSVRCAGVVITDSEATRRDVLRFYGVAHDRVVVAYPGPLPLTEVQEKDVARTLAKFGLDDGRPYVLHVGTLQPRKNLRRLIQAWARLLTRTDWAGLRLVLAGGRGWGGEDLRAEVEAAGLQASVVLTGYLDDVEKTALLRHARAYVFPSLHEGFGFPVLEAQSAGVPVACSNASSLPEIAGEAALLFDPFDVEAIAHALEMIIRDESVRTRLVEAGYRNLARFSWDACARIVLEGLGANDAKRETQDVKRNTT; from the coding sequence GTGTGGATCGGCATTGATGCGAGCCGCGCGACCGGTGTGCGCCTCACCGGCACCGAGCGCTATTCGCGCGAGATCATCGCTGCGCTCCTGCGCAGCGCGCCGCGGCACTGCTTTCGCCTTTACCTGCGCGAGGCGCTTGATCCTGACTCCCTGCGCCTGCCTCGTTCGCCGGTTAGCGTCGAGCCGGTTGTCATCGCCCGCCGCCGACTATGGACGCACCTCGGCCTGGCGCGCGAGCTATCGGCGCGTCCGCCCGATGCACTGTTCGTGCCGGCGCATGTGTTGCCCGCCTCGTTCATCCGCTCGCCGGTGCGACGTCGCATCCGAACCGTCGTCACCGTGCACGACGTCGGCTATCGCCACTTTCCAGAGGCGCATCCGCTGACTCAGCGTTGGTATCTCGACCTCGGCACGCGGCTTTCGGTGCGCTGCGCTGGCGTAGTGATCACCGACTCGGAGGCCACTCGCCGCGACGTGCTCCGTTTCTATGGCGTCGCTCATGATCGTGTCGTCGTTGCCTACCCTGGCCCCTTGCCGCTGACCGAGGTGCAGGAGAAGGATGTAGCGCGCACACTGGCGAAGTTCGGCTTGGATGATGGCCGGCCCTACGTGCTGCACGTCGGCACGCTGCAACCACGCAAAAACCTGCGCCGCCTGATTCAGGCCTGGGCGCGCCTGCTCACCCGAACGGATTGGGCCGGGCTGCGCCTGGTGCTGGCCGGCGGGCGGGGATGGGGCGGCGAGGACCTGCGTGCCGAAGTCGAGGCGGCCGGCTTGCAGGCCTCGGTCGTCTTGACCGGCTACCTGGACGACGTCGAGAAGACGGCCTTGTTGCGCCATGCGCGAGCGTATGTCTTTCCTTCGCTGCATGAAGGCTTCGGCTTTCCGGTGCTGGAAGCACAGTCGGCCGGCGTACCGGTGGCCTGCAGTAATGCCTCATCGCTGCCGGAGATCGCCGGCGAAGCCGCGCTGCTGTTCGACCCGTTCGACGTCGAAGCGATCGCGCATGCACTCGAAATGATCATCCGCGATGAAAGCGTTCGCACGCGGCTCGTCGAGGCCGGCTATCGCAACTTGGCCCGGTTCTCCTGGGACGCATGCGCGCGCATCGTGCTGGAAGGCCTAGGGGCGAATGACGCAAAACGAGAGACGCAAGACGTAAAACGCAACACGACATGA
- a CDS encoding 2-phospho-L-lactate guanylyltransferase: MQIGDANRNRADFLVTALIPVKPLIHGKSRLSGQLDLAHRIELTHDSLRRVVHTLQSVAGIGDIVIISRDARVAEWAERWRVGHLREHRRGLNAALREARARHAHASAVLVLPSDLAALSVTDVQAMLAAVQHAGERCVVIAPDRHGRGTNALLLKPPDVIDFDFGANSALRHAQRAEARGIQPIWFRSDSICLDLDSPDDLNLYLEQW, encoded by the coding sequence ATGCAAATCGGTGACGCGAATCGCAACCGAGCCGACTTTCTCGTCACTGCGCTCATCCCGGTCAAGCCGCTCATCCACGGCAAGTCGCGCTTGAGCGGTCAACTCGACCTGGCGCACCGGATCGAGTTGACGCATGATTCGCTCCGGCGTGTGGTACACACCCTGCAGTCCGTTGCAGGCATCGGCGATATCGTCATCATCAGTCGCGACGCCCGGGTGGCCGAATGGGCCGAGCGCTGGCGCGTGGGGCACTTGCGCGAGCATCGGCGGGGGTTGAACGCAGCGCTGCGCGAGGCGCGCGCCCGTCATGCGCATGCCTCAGCCGTCCTGGTGTTACCTTCCGACCTGGCGGCGCTGAGCGTGACGGACGTGCAGGCGATGCTCGCGGCAGTGCAGCATGCCGGCGAGCGCTGCGTCGTCATCGCGCCGGATCGGCATGGCCGCGGCACCAACGCGCTCTTGCTCAAGCCCCCTGACGTCATTGACTTCGACTTCGGGGCGAACAGCGCGCTGCGTCACGCCCAACGCGCCGAAGCACGCGGGATACAGCCGATCTGGTTCCGCTCCGACTCGATCTGCCTCGACCTCGACTCGCCGGACGACCTGAACCTGTATCTGGAGCAGTGGTAA
- a CDS encoding LPPG--FO 2-phospho-L-lactate transferase translates to MVWRTIERMNFVVFAGGVGGAKLADGMARSVDGASLTIIVNTADDFELYGLHISPDLDTVMYTLAGIANPETGWGIKGDTFQNFDMLARYGVSPWFHIGDRDMATHLLRTQMLHDGATLAEVTRTLAERLGVKARILPMTNDRVRTVVDTDEGLYAFQEYFVKLHWQPEVRSLIYEGAEEAELLPDALRAIETADTIIIAPSNLYLSIDPILAIPGMRDALLNASAPIIAVTPIIGGEAVKGPAAKLMRELESEASAATVAQHYAEFLNGFVLDERDAELQPRIEAMGMGVLLADTLMRDADDRARLACEVVTFADRLRPERLGGCKLDPPSPAQEQPLPSTDANR, encoded by the coding sequence ATGGTCTGGCGCACAATCGAGCGCATGAATTTCGTGGTTTTTGCCGGTGGCGTAGGCGGCGCGAAGCTCGCGGATGGCATGGCGCGCAGCGTAGACGGTGCATCGCTCACGATCATCGTCAACACCGCCGACGACTTCGAACTCTACGGCCTGCACATCTCGCCGGATTTGGACACGGTGATGTATACACTGGCCGGCATCGCCAATCCCGAAACCGGTTGGGGGATCAAGGGGGACACTTTCCAGAACTTCGACATGCTCGCACGATACGGCGTATCGCCCTGGTTCCACATCGGCGATCGCGACATGGCCACGCACCTGCTGCGCACGCAAATGTTGCACGATGGCGCAACGCTCGCCGAGGTGACGCGCACTTTGGCCGAACGGCTCGGCGTGAAAGCGCGCATCCTGCCCATGACGAACGATCGGGTGCGCACGGTTGTAGACACCGACGAAGGTTTATATGCCTTTCAGGAATACTTCGTCAAGCTCCATTGGCAGCCCGAGGTGCGCAGCCTGATCTACGAAGGTGCCGAAGAGGCCGAGCTGCTGCCCGACGCGCTGCGCGCCATCGAGACGGCGGACACGATCATTATCGCGCCGTCTAATTTGTATCTCAGCATAGATCCGATCCTGGCGATTCCGGGCATGCGCGATGCGCTGCTGAACGCCAGCGCGCCGATCATCGCCGTGACGCCGATCATCGGCGGCGAGGCAGTGAAGGGGCCAGCTGCCAAACTGATGCGCGAGTTGGAGAGCGAAGCTTCGGCTGCCACAGTTGCCCAACACTATGCCGAGTTCCTCAACGGCTTTGTGCTCGACGAGCGGGATGCCGAGCTACAGCCGCGCATCGAAGCGATGGGGATGGGCGTGTTGCTGGCCGACACGCTCATGCGCGACGCCGACGACCGCGCGCGGCTGGCATGCGAAGTCGTCACGTTTGCCGACCGGCTGCGTCCAGAGCGGCTGGGCGGCTGCAAACTCGACCCGCCCTCCCCGGCGCAGGAACAGCCCCTTCCATCCACGGATGCAAATCGGTGA